The Microbacterium phyllosphaerae region ACTCGGCGGAAGACCCCGAGACCCTCGAGACGCTCGCCGACTACGACGCCTTCCTCGCAGACTTCCCCTATTCGGGCCGACTCGACCGCGATGAGGCCGAGCTCGCGGCTCTGAGAGACCTGCGCCCACGTCTGCGCACCCTCCTGCTCGCACCCCGCGACGAGATGGCCGAGCACGTGAACGCCGCCCTCGCCGAGTCGTCGCTCGCGCCGAGGCTCGTACGCCACGAGGGCATGGACTGGCACCTGCACGCCGTCGCCGACGAACGCCCGCTCGCCGAACGGGTGCTGATCGAGACCGCCATGGCGCTGATCGACGTCATCCGCGCAGACGAAGGATCGCGCATCTCGATCTGCGCCGACGACACGTGTGAGGCTCTCGCACTCGACCTGTCGCGCAACCGCTCGAAGCGCTACTGCTCGACGACCTGCACCAACCGCAACGCCGTAGCCGCCTACCGCGCGCGGCGCGCGACCGCCTGAGCCCTGCGCCGTGGCCCACCCCGGGCCCGCCCGAGCCTGAACCGTCACGCCCTCGGCATCCTCGACCGCCCCGCCTGAGAACAGGCGAACGGCGCCGGGTCAGGAGGATTCCCGCGGGATGCTCCTGATCTCGGCGCACTCTCCTGATCTCGGCCGGGTAGCCTCGGTGACCGATGAGCACCTTCCCCTCCCCCTACGACACCTGGTTCGCCGATGCCGAGTTCGACGCGAGCTACGGGCACACGCTGAGCACGCTCCGCACGATCGCTCCGATCGCCGCACCCGAGGGTTTCGCCGACCGGTGGCAGGACTGGCGCGAGCAGGCCAAGGCGGTGGATGCCGCACCCGCCGTGCTGTCCACCGAGACCGCGCGCGGCCGACGCGTGTCGATCATCGAGCACGCAGGAGTCGACGGCACGCGCCTGCGGGCCTGGCTCGTCGAACCCGTCACCGCCCCGGCGCGTGTCGGCGTCGTGCACGGTCACGGCTACGGAGGACGTGATGCGATCGATCTGGCCAGGGTGCCCGATGATGCGGCCGCGATCTTCCCCGTCGCCCGCGGGCTGCCCACTCTGAACGCGGGCGTCGGCGCCCCCGAACTCCAGGCCGAGCACGTGCTCGCGGGAATCGACGACCCCGAGTGGTACGTGCTGGGCCTGTGCGCCCGCGACCTCTGGCTCGCGGCTGATGCGCTCACGGCCCTCGTCGGACCCCTGCCGCTCTACTACGTCGGCGAGAGCTTCGGCGGAGGCATCGGCGCCCTCGCCCTGCCGTGGGACGACCGGTACATCGGGGCGACCCTCATCGTGCCGAGCTTCGGCCAGTACGACGAGCGGCTCGCGGTGCACTGTGTCGGCAGCGGCGAGACCGTGCGCGACCATGTCGCCGCGCATCCGGAGGCCCGCGAGGTGCTGCGCTGGTTCGATGCGTCGACGGCCCTCGGCTTCGCCCGCGTTCCGGTGCGGGTCGAAGCGGCGCTGTGGGACCCGTACGTGCCACCCGCCGGACAGTTCGGCGTCGCGAACGGGGCACGGATGCTCGATCTCGCCGTCCTCCCGGCGGGCCATGCCGAGTATCCGGGGTCCGAAGAGGTGACAGCCGAGGCGATCAGGGGCGGCCGGGCCCACCTCGCTCGGGCGCTGAGCGCAGCATCCTGAGCCGCTCCGGTCGCACTTCGTGCCGCCCGCGACCAAGGTTTCGCGCTCCGGTCGCACTTCGTGCCGTCCATCCATGCTCGGGTCGCAATCCGGTCGCACTTTGTGCCGTCTGAACGACGTCGAAGCGGCACCAACTGCGACCCGAGCGTTCAGTCGCCCACCCAGACCACCACGACCACACCCGCGCCCGAAGCCCCGCGCATCCGAGCACTGGACGCCACTTGTCATAACAGGTACACTCAACTTGTCATTACAGGTTGCGCAGCGCCGCAGCACCCGTACGAGGAGCACCGATGCCCCAGTTCCACACGCCCCCGATCTCGCCGATGGCGATCGCGTTCGACGCCGAGAAGCTCACGCTCTCGCCCGAGGGGCCCACCCTGACGCGGCGCATGTCCGACCTCGAGGGCCTGTTCCTCGACGCGGATGCCTGGGCCGCCGCATCCGCCGGCGACAACCCCGTGGTCTACACCGTCGTCAGCTCGCCCGTGCCCGAGGTCGACCGCGAACTGCCCCAGTCGATCACGACGATCATGCCCGGCGACACCTCGGGTGAGCTGTGGATGACCAAGGGCCACCAGCACCCGAACCACCAGGGCGAGATCTACCTGGCGCTGAAGGGTCGCGGCGGGCTGCTCATGTTCGACGGCGAGCGCACCGAATGGCTCGACATGCTCCCCGGCACCATCGGCTACATCCCGCCGGGGTGGGCGCACCGCTCGGTGAACACGGGTGACGAGCCCTACGCGTTCCTCGCGGTGTACCCGGGCGGCGCCGGCCACGACTACGGCTGGGTCCTCGAGCACGGGATGGGCTACCGGGCCTATCGCGCCTCCGAGGGCGTGGACCTGCGCCCCTATTCCGCGACCCCCTCCGCGGAATAGGCTCCGGCCATGCTGATCGCGCACGACCTGGGAACGACCGGCAACAAGGCGTCCCTGCACCATGACGACGGCCGCCTCGTCACCTCTGTCACCGTCCCCTATCCGGCGCACTTCGCCGCGGGCGGCATCGCCGAGCAGGATCCGGCCGATTGGTGGGATGCCGTCGTCGCGGCGACCCGGCAGCTGATCGCCCGCGCCGGCGTCGGGCCCGAGACCATCGGAGGCCTCGTCGTCAGCGGCCAGATGATGGGCACCGTGCTGCTCGACGGGCATGGTGAACCGGTGCGCCCCGCGATCATCTGGGCCGACACCCGCTCGGGCGCGCAGACCCGGGCACTCGAAGAGCGCCTGGGCGCCGAGGACGCGTACCGCGTCCTCGGCCACCGCCTGAACCCCACCTACTCACTCGAGAAGATCATGTGGGTGCGCGACAACGAACCCGACGTGTGGGCGCGCGTGCGACACTTCTGCGTCGCAAAGGACTACATCGTCTACCGGCTCACCGGACGACTCGCCACCGAGCGCTCCGACGCGTCGGGCACGAACGCCTACGACCAGCTGCGCGGCACCTGGTCGGCAGACGTGCTCGCGGCCGCAGGACTCGACGCCGCACTCTTCCCGGAGATCCTCGAATCGACGACCGTCGCAGGATCCCTGACGACCGCGTCGGCGGATGCCCTGGGGCTCCCGGCATCCGTGCGCGTCGTGATGGGCGGCGGAGACGGACCGCTCGCCGCGGTGGGCTCGGGCATCGTCGCCCCCGAAGACGGCGCCTACGTGTGCTTGGGCACCTCGTCGTGGATCTCGTTCGCGAGCATCGCTCCGCTGCACGACCCGCAGATGCGCACCATGACCTTCGACAACGTCGTGCCGGGCTCCTTCGTCCCGACCGCGACCATGCAGGCCGGCGGCGCATCGGTGCAGTGGATCGCCGAGGCGCTCTCTCCCGACCCCGCGCACCCCGACACCGCACGGCTGACGGCTGAGGCCGGAGGCGACCTCGACACCGAAGACCTGTACTTCCTGCCCTACCTGCTCGGCGAGCGCTCCCCGCTGTGGGACCCGCACGCCCGCGGGGCGTTCGTCGGACTCGGCCGCCACCACACCCGCGCGCACCTCACCCGCGCCGTGCTCGAGGGTGTGGCGTACAACCTGCTCACCTGCATCCAGGCGTTCCGGGAGTCGGGAGCCACGATCGACCGCATCGATGCGGTGGGCGGCGGCGCCCAGAGCGACGCCTGGCTCGGCATCCTCGCCGACGTCTGGGGTGTGTCGATCCGTCGCCGCACGATCGTCGAAGAGGCCAACAGCCTCGGCGCCGCGGTCACCGGCGCGGTCGGGCTCGGCCTGGCCGACTTCTCGGCAGCCAGGGCGCTGAGCGAGGTGACGGCGGAGTTCACGCCGGATGCCGGTCGGCACGCCGTGCACGCGCAGCGTCACAGTCGCTTCGTCGACGCCTACGCCGCGCTCGAGCCGTGGTTCGCCCAGGCCCCCGCCACCCGGGGCGACTGATGGGAGTCATCCTCGCCACCAGCCGCTCGTTCTCGGACGGCGACCTCGACCTCGTGGGCCGGGCGCACGCCGCCGGCCACGAGATCGTCCGCGGGCCCGCACATCACGGACTCACCGAGCTCGCACCGCTGCTCGCCGCGGCCGAGGGGTGGATCGCGGGAACCGGCCCCGTCACCGACGAGCACCTCGCCGCCGCGCCGAACCTCCGAATCGTCGCCCGCTACGGGGTCGGCACCGAGGCGGTGGATCTCGATGCGGCGCTGCGACGCGGCATCCCGGTGACCAACACCCCCGGCGCGAATGCGGATGCCGTCGCCGACCACGCCGTCGGACTCATGCTCGCGGCCCTCCGCTTCATCCCCGACGGCGACCGCCGCGTGCGCGCCGGCGACTGGGCAATGCGCCGCGGGCGCGAGCTCGGGGCGGCGACGGTCGGCATCGTGGGCTTCGGCCGAATCGGCCAGGGCGTGGCCCGGCGACTCGGCGGCTTCGGCTCGCGCGTGATCGCCGCCGATCCGTTTCTGCCGGGGGACATCATCGCCGAGCGAGGAGCCGAGCCGGTCGACCTCGACGAGCTGTTCCGCACCGCCGACCTGATCACCCTGCACGCCCCCGGCGGCCAGACGCTCGTCGATGCGGCGCGGCTCGACGGCATCCGTCCGGGGATGATCCTGGTGAACACCGCCCGCCCCGACCTCGTCGACGAACGCGCGCTGGCGCGGGCCCTGCGCGACGGACGCCTCGGCGGGTACGCCGCCGACACCCTGACCGGCGACACCGCGGCGAGCGCGAGCCCGCTGCTGGCGCCCGATCTCGCCGACCGCGTGACGGTCACCCCGCACCTCGGCGCGCAGACCACGCAGGCCGTCGACAACATGGGCGCGATGTCGCTCGACGACGTGCTGTCCGTTCTCGCGGGCACGACCCCCGCACACCCCGTCTCTCCCCGACCCTGAAGGACCAGACCATGACCCTCACCGAGACCCCCTCGACTGCCGCGACTCCGGCGACCGGCGGCTACATGGGCTTCATCGGCGTGAGCACCGGCTCGTCGTCGATCATGACGGTGTTCCCGAAGTGGGCCGACGTACTGGGTCTTCCGACCGCGAACCTCATCGGGCACGATCTGCCGATGGATGCCACCCCTGAGCAGTACGTGGCCATGGTCGAGCAGATCCGCGACGACCCCCACCACCGGGGTGCCCTCGTCACGACGCACAAGATGAACGTCTTCGCCGCAGCATCCGACCTCTTCGACGAGCTCGACCCGTTCGCGGTCTCGTGCTCCGAGATCTCGAGCATCTCGAAGCGCGGCGACCGCCTGATCGGCCGCGCCAAGGATCCGCTCACGGTCGATCTCGCGCTGAACGACTTCCTGCCCGCCGACCACTTCGCCCGCACGGGAGCCGAGGTGGTGATCCTCGGCGCCGGCGGCTCGGGCACGGCACTCAGCTGGGCACTGGCGGAGCGAGCGGATGCTCCGGCGAAGATCACCGTGACCGCCCGCGACGACGAGAAGCTCGACCACCTGCGCGAGGTGCACCGCCAGCACGGCACTCCCGAGGGGCTGATCACCTACGTGCGCACCGACACGGTGCAGGATGCCGCGACGATCGTCGCAGCGGCACCCACGGGGTCGCTGATCGTGAACGCGACGGGACTCGGCAAGGATCGCCCCGGCTCGCCGTTGCCTGACGATGTGGTGTTCCCCGAGGGCGCGTGGGTGTGGGAGTTCAACTACCGCGGCTCGCTGGAGTTCCTGCATCAGGCCCACGCCCAGGAGGCCGCGCGGGGCCTGCATGTGGTCGACGGCTGGCGCTACTTCATCCACGGCTGGTCGCAGGTCGTCGCCGACGTGTTCGAGATCGACCTCACCCCCGAGATCGTCGAGCGCCTCGCCGAGGCCGCAGAATCGGCGCGCTGATGCCCGTCGTCCGGACGGTGCTCGGCGACATCGATCCGACACAGCTCGGGTCGACGAACTATCACGAGCACCTCTTCCAGATCTCACCCCTGCTCCCGGGTGACGAACTCGACGACGAAGCTCTTTCAGGTCGAGAGGCCGCACTGCTGAAGGCCAGCGGCTTCGAGGCCATGATCGACGCCACGCCATTCGGGCTCGGCCGCGACCCCGAAGCGGTCGCCCGCATCAGCGCGGGCACCGGGATGCACGTCGTCGCGACCACAGGCCGCCATCGCGAGGCCCACTACGGCGCCGATCACCCGCTGCAGGCGTGGAGCGGCGACCGCCTCGCGGCACTGTTCATCGCCGAGGTGACGCGCGGGATGCCGGTCGACGATGCGCTCGTGTTCGAGGGACCGGACGTTCCGCGCGCCGCCTCCCCCGATGGCGCCCCTGTTCGGGCAGGCATGCTCAAGGCCGGAGTCGGCTACTGGAGCATCACCCCCTTCGAGCACACGACGCTGCTCGCGGTCGCCGAGGCTCATCGTGCGACCGGGGCGCCGGTGATGGTGCACCTGGAGTTCTGCACGGCGGCCCACGAGGTGCTCGATCTGCTCGAGGCGGCCGGCGTCGCATCCGATCGGGTGGTGCTCGCACATGCCGACCGCGACCCGGATGCCGGACTGCATGCGTCCCTCGCCGAACGCGGTGCCTACTTGGGATACGACGGCTTCGCCCGACCGCGCACCCGATCGGATGCCGAGCTGCTCGCCCTCACCGAGAAGGTCGTGGCCTTCGGCGCCGCGGACCGCGTGCTGCTCGGCGGCGACGTCGCCCGCCGCACCCGCTACATCTCCTATGGCGGCATGCCCGGCCTCGCCTACCTCGGCGAGCGCTACCTGCCGCGCCTGCGCTCCGCCGTCGGCGACGACGCCGTGGAGCGGATGCTCGTCGCGAACCCCGCACGCCTGCTCACCCTGTCGTCCTGACGCCGCATCCCGCATCCCGCATCCACCCCGAGGAGTTCTCATGGCCGAGCCGACCATCCTTCACGCCGTGTTCACCGCACGCCCCGCGAAGGGCGACGAGGTGGCCGCACTGCTGAGCGATTTCGCCGAGGTCGTACGGGCCGAAGAGGGCAACGTCGTGTTCGATGCGACGCGCCTCGTCGATGACCCCGACCGCTTCTTCGTCTACGAGGTCTATCGCGACGAAGCGGCATTCCAGGCGCACATCGCAGCTCCGGCCGGCGTGCCCTTCAACGAGGCACTGCAGCAGCTGATCGTCGAGCCGTCGTCGATCCTGACCTTCCTCCGCCGCGTCTGACCCACGCCGCCAGCTCACCACTCCGGCATCCGCGCCGTCTTTCACACCTGCATGCCCAGAAGACAGGTGCATGCCGATTCCGCGCGTCTCGGCCTGCATCCGTGATCTGAGCATGCATCTGTGCACAGCTCCCGCACGCCGCCACCGGGCACGCGAGAAGCCCCCCGCCCGAAGGCGAGGGGCTTCTCGTCAGATCAGCGGGTCACTGGTAGAGAACCGCGGCGATCTTCTCGTCCTCGATGTTCGTGCTGTCGTACCAGTACGAACCGGTGTCGTAGAACTCGTCGACGTCGTCGCCGTTGGCGGCGTCGTACGCCGCCTGGACGACCTGCTCGCCGATGCCGATCGGGTCCTGCGTGATGGCGCCGGCCATCGTGCCGTCCTTGATCGCGTTGATCTGCGCGGCTCCCGAGTCGAAGCCGACGATCGTGATCTTGCCCTTCTCGAGACCGAGCTCGTTCACGGCGTTCACGACGCCGATGGCCGAGCCCTCGTTGGTTCCGTAGATGCCCTTGAGGTCGGGGTGGGCGGCGATCAGCGTCTTCGCGATGTCGGCCGACTTCAGGTGGTCGCCGTCACCGTACTGGATGTCGACGATCTTGATGTCGGGGAAGTCCGCCTCCATCTTCTCGACGAAGCCGTCACGACGCTCGACGCCGGTCGAGTTGATGTTCGAGTGACCGACGATGGCGACCTCGCCCTTGCCGCCGATCAGCTCGGCCATGTGCTCTGCCGCGAGCGCGCCGGCGACCTTGCTGTCGGTCGCCGAGAGGCTCAGGCCCACGTCGCCGTCGCAGGGGGCGTCGAAGTAGACGACGGGGATGTCCTTGGCCTTGGCCTGCTCGAGCGGGGCGACGCACGCCTCGGGGTCGAGGGCGGCGTAGGCGATGGCATCCGGGTTCTTGTCGATCGCGGTGGTCAGCATCTCGAGCTGCTGGGCGATCTCGGTCTCGGCCGCGGGGCCCTCGAACGTGATCTTCACGCCGAGCTCCTCGGCCTTCTGCTCCGCGCCCTTCTTGACGGCCTGCCAGAACTGGTGCTGGAAGCCCTTCGAGACGAGCGCGATGTACATCTCGCCGTCGCCACTGCCTCCGTCGCCGCTGCCTTCTTCGATGACGTCACCGCCGCCTGCGCAGCCCGCGAAGACGAGGGCGGATGCGGCCACGAGTGCCGCGAATGCGGTCTTCTTGCCGAATTTCATGGAAACTCCATTGTTCTCTGTGTGGTGGTGGGGGGTGTAGATCTGTGGGATCAGGTGCGCTGGCGGTTGCGCAGCGAGTCGAGGAACACGGCCAGCAGCACGACGATGCCGACGACGATGTTCTGCCATTCGGACTGGATCGACATGATGCGCAGGCCGTTGACGAGCACGCTCATGATCAGCGCACCGATCACGGTGCCGAGGATCGAGCCTCGTCCGCCGAGCAGCGAGGTTCCGCCGATGATGACTGCGGCGATCGCCTGCAGCTCGTAGCCGGTGCCGATCTGCGGCTGAGCCGAGTCGAGTCGGGCGGCGATGACGATGCCCGCGATGCCGGTGAAGGCGCCGGCGAACATGTAGATGAGGATCGTCCAGCGCCGGGTGTTCACACCCGAGAGGCGCGTGGCCTCCTCGTTCGAGCCGATCGCGAAGGTGTAGCGGCCGAGAAGCGTCTTCGACAGCACCAGCCAGGCGATGATCGCGGCCACGGCGGTGATCAGCACGGCGTTCGGGATGCCGGGGATGATCACGCCGAGCGCGATCTTCTTGAAGTCGGGGGCCGACGTCGAGAAGTAGATCGGCGAGACGTTCGAGATGACGAGGGCGAGGCCTCCGGCGATCATCATCATCGCGAGGGTCGCGATGAACGGGGGCAGTCGGAGGAACGTGATGTTGATGCCGTTCACGAGCCCCATCAGGACGCCCGTGAGCACACCGCCGATCACGCCGACCCAGACCGGGAGTCCCATGTTCGTCACGAACACACCCGTCATCACGGCGCAGAGCGCCATGCCGGTGCCGATCGACAGGTCGATGCCGCCGGTGATGATGACGAAGGTCGTGCCGAGGGCCAGGATGCCGATGACCGCGGTCGACAGCAGCACCGTGGCGATGTTGCTGAAGGTGAAGAAGGCGGGGCTGGCGATCGAGAAGAAGACCACGAGCACGATCAGCGTGCCGAAGGCGAGCGACTGCTGGAGCTGGCGCCGGAGGAACCCGCCGATGTCGCGCTTGTCGGTGTTCTCATCGACCGCTGTCTGGATGATCGTCGTCGTCGACGATCCCTGCTGCTGCGGGGTGCTCATCAGTCTTCCTCCCCGTGGGCTGCGAGTTGCATGATCTTCTCCTGGCTGGCTTCTTCGTTGCGGAGCGTCCCGGTGATGCGACCGTTCGCGAAGACCGCGATGCGGTTCGCGACGCGGAGGATCTCCGGGAGCTCCGATGAGATGACGATGATGGATTTGCCCTGATCAGCGAGCTGCTGCATCAGGCGGTAGATCTCCTCTTTCGCGCCGACGTCGATGCCTCGGGTCGGTTCGTCGAAGATGAGGATGTCGCAGTCGCGCATCAGCCACCGGGCGATGACGACCTTCTGCTGGTTCCCTCCGGAGAGGAGCTTCACGATCTGGTTCACGGAGGGCGTCTTCACCCTCAGCTGCTGCACGTACTCCTTGGTGCGGTTCTTCGCCTTGTTGTCGCCCATCCAGCCGATGCCGTTGGCGTACGAGCCGAGCGACGCGAGCACGGTGTTGAACGTGACGTCCTGCTCGAGCATGAGACCCAGCAGCTTGCGGTCCTCCGAGAGGTAGCCGAGGCCGTGCTTCACGGCATCCGCCGGCTGTCCGATGCGCACCTGCTGTCCGCTGATCGCGATCGAGCCTCCGTCGCGATGATCCGCCCCGATGACCGCTCGAGCGGTCTCGGTGCGCCCCGCGCCCATGAGTCCGGCGAAGCCGAGGATCTCGCCCCGGTGCAGCTGGAACGACACGTCTTTCAGGAGGGTCTTGGTCGAGAGCCCCTGCACGTCGAGCACGATCGGGTCGTTGATGTGATCGCGGGCTTCGGGGCGGGTGCCCTCGTCGATCACTCGTCCGACCATCATCTCGATGATCTTCGGGACGCTGACCTCCGACTTGTCCAGTGATCCGATGTATGTGCCGTCTCGGAGCACCGTGACCCGGTCGGCGAGGCGTCGCAGCTCGTCCATGCGGTGCGAGATGTAGACGATGCCGGTGCCGGATGCCCGCAGCTGCTCGATGAGCACGAACAGGGTCTCGGTCTCGGAGTCGGTGAGCGCCGACGTCGGCTCGTCCATGATGAGCACCTTGGCGTTGAACGACAGCGCCTTCGCGATCTCGACCATCTGCTGCTCGGCCACGGTGAGCTCGCCGACGAGCTGGCGCGGATTCAACCGGATGCCGAGGCGCTGCAGCAGCTCGGCGGTCTGCTTGTTCAGCTTGCCCTCCGAGAGGAACGGGCCGGTCGTGGGCTCACGCCCCACGAAGATGTTCTGCGCGACGGTGAGGTCGGGCATCAGGTTGAGCTCCTGGTGGATGATCGTGATTCCGAGCTGCTGCGCCTGCAGCGGGCTGGTGAGTTCGACCT contains the following coding sequences:
- a CDS encoding CGNR zinc finger domain-containing protein translates to MNFTDDTEEALRSAVWLVNSAEDPETLETLADYDAFLADFPYSGRLDRDEAELAALRDLRPRLRTLLLAPRDEMAEHVNAALAESSLAPRLVRHEGMDWHLHAVADERPLAERVLIETAMALIDVIRADEGSRISICADDTCEALALDLSRNRSKRYCSTTCTNRNAVAAYRARRATA
- a CDS encoding acetylxylan esterase, whose amino-acid sequence is MSTFPSPYDTWFADAEFDASYGHTLSTLRTIAPIAAPEGFADRWQDWREQAKAVDAAPAVLSTETARGRRVSIIEHAGVDGTRLRAWLVEPVTAPARVGVVHGHGYGGRDAIDLARVPDDAAAIFPVARGLPTLNAGVGAPELQAEHVLAGIDDPEWYVLGLCARDLWLAADALTALVGPLPLYYVGESFGGGIGALALPWDDRYIGATLIVPSFGQYDERLAVHCVGSGETVRDHVAAHPEAREVLRWFDASTALGFARVPVRVEAALWDPYVPPAGQFGVANGARMLDLAVLPAGHAEYPGSEEVTAEAIRGGRAHLARALSAAS
- a CDS encoding glucose-6-phosphate isomerase family protein; amino-acid sequence: MPQFHTPPISPMAIAFDAEKLTLSPEGPTLTRRMSDLEGLFLDADAWAAASAGDNPVVYTVVSSPVPEVDRELPQSITTIMPGDTSGELWMTKGHQHPNHQGEIYLALKGRGGLLMFDGERTEWLDMLPGTIGYIPPGWAHRSVNTGDEPYAFLAVYPGGAGHDYGWVLEHGMGYRAYRASEGVDLRPYSATPSAE
- the xylB gene encoding xylulokinase, whose translation is MLIAHDLGTTGNKASLHHDDGRLVTSVTVPYPAHFAAGGIAEQDPADWWDAVVAATRQLIARAGVGPETIGGLVVSGQMMGTVLLDGHGEPVRPAIIWADTRSGAQTRALEERLGAEDAYRVLGHRLNPTYSLEKIMWVRDNEPDVWARVRHFCVAKDYIVYRLTGRLATERSDASGTNAYDQLRGTWSADVLAAAGLDAALFPEILESTTVAGSLTTASADALGLPASVRVVMGGGDGPLAAVGSGIVAPEDGAYVCLGTSSWISFASIAPLHDPQMRTMTFDNVVPGSFVPTATMQAGGASVQWIAEALSPDPAHPDTARLTAEAGGDLDTEDLYFLPYLLGERSPLWDPHARGAFVGLGRHHTRAHLTRAVLEGVAYNLLTCIQAFRESGATIDRIDAVGGGAQSDAWLGILADVWGVSIRRRTIVEEANSLGAAVTGAVGLGLADFSAARALSEVTAEFTPDAGRHAVHAQRHSRFVDAYAALEPWFAQAPATRGD
- a CDS encoding NAD(P)-dependent oxidoreductase → MGVILATSRSFSDGDLDLVGRAHAAGHEIVRGPAHHGLTELAPLLAAAEGWIAGTGPVTDEHLAAAPNLRIVARYGVGTEAVDLDAALRRGIPVTNTPGANADAVADHAVGLMLAALRFIPDGDRRVRAGDWAMRRGRELGAATVGIVGFGRIGQGVARRLGGFGSRVIAADPFLPGDIIAERGAEPVDLDELFRTADLITLHAPGGQTLVDAARLDGIRPGMILVNTARPDLVDERALARALRDGRLGGYAADTLTGDTAASASPLLAPDLADRVTVTPHLGAQTTQAVDNMGAMSLDDVLSVLAGTTPAHPVSPRP
- a CDS encoding shikimate dehydrogenase family protein, which produces MTLTETPSTAATPATGGYMGFIGVSTGSSSIMTVFPKWADVLGLPTANLIGHDLPMDATPEQYVAMVEQIRDDPHHRGALVTTHKMNVFAAASDLFDELDPFAVSCSEISSISKRGDRLIGRAKDPLTVDLALNDFLPADHFARTGAEVVILGAGGSGTALSWALAERADAPAKITVTARDDEKLDHLREVHRQHGTPEGLITYVRTDTVQDAATIVAAAPTGSLIVNATGLGKDRPGSPLPDDVVFPEGAWVWEFNYRGSLEFLHQAHAQEAARGLHVVDGWRYFIHGWSQVVADVFEIDLTPEIVERLAEAAESAR
- a CDS encoding phosphotriesterase family protein; protein product: MPVVRTVLGDIDPTQLGSTNYHEHLFQISPLLPGDELDDEALSGREAALLKASGFEAMIDATPFGLGRDPEAVARISAGTGMHVVATTGRHREAHYGADHPLQAWSGDRLAALFIAEVTRGMPVDDALVFEGPDVPRAASPDGAPVRAGMLKAGVGYWSITPFEHTTLLAVAEAHRATGAPVMVHLEFCTAAHEVLDLLEAAGVASDRVVLAHADRDPDAGLHASLAERGAYLGYDGFARPRTRSDAELLALTEKVVAFGAADRVLLGGDVARRTRYISYGGMPGLAYLGERYLPRLRSAVGDDAVERMLVANPARLLTLSS
- a CDS encoding putative quinol monooxygenase gives rise to the protein MAEPTILHAVFTARPAKGDEVAALLSDFAEVVRAEEGNVVFDATRLVDDPDRFFVYEVYRDEAAFQAHIAAPAGVPFNEALQQLIVEPSSILTFLRRV
- a CDS encoding ABC transporter substrate-binding protein — translated: MKFGKKTAFAALVAASALVFAGCAGGGDVIEEGSGDGGSGDGEMYIALVSKGFQHQFWQAVKKGAEQKAEELGVKITFEGPAAETEIAQQLEMLTTAIDKNPDAIAYAALDPEACVAPLEQAKAKDIPVVYFDAPCDGDVGLSLSATDSKVAGALAAEHMAELIGGKGEVAIVGHSNINSTGVERRDGFVEKMEADFPDIKIVDIQYGDGDHLKSADIAKTLIAAHPDLKGIYGTNEGSAIGVVNAVNELGLEKGKITIVGFDSGAAQINAIKDGTMAGAITQDPIGIGEQVVQAAYDAANGDDVDEFYDTGSYWYDSTNIEDEKIAAVLYQ
- a CDS encoding ABC transporter permease; translation: MSTPQQQGSSTTTIIQTAVDENTDKRDIGGFLRRQLQQSLAFGTLIVLVVFFSIASPAFFTFSNIATVLLSTAVIGILALGTTFVIITGGIDLSIGTGMALCAVMTGVFVTNMGLPVWVGVIGGVLTGVLMGLVNGINITFLRLPPFIATLAMMMIAGGLALVISNVSPIYFSTSAPDFKKIALGVIIPGIPNAVLITAVAAIIAWLVLSKTLLGRYTFAIGSNEEATRLSGVNTRRWTILIYMFAGAFTGIAGIVIAARLDSAQPQIGTGYELQAIAAVIIGGTSLLGGRGSILGTVIGALIMSVLVNGLRIMSIQSEWQNIVVGIVVLLAVFLDSLRNRQRT
- a CDS encoding sugar ABC transporter ATP-binding protein, with protein sequence MSDPILRVEGISKGFPGVQALKDVHLEVRAGEVLVLVGENGAGKSTLMKILSGIYTKDEGTITFEGAEVELTSPLQAQQLGITIIHQELNLMPDLTVAQNIFVGREPTTGPFLSEGKLNKQTAELLQRLGIRLNPRQLVGELTVAEQQMVEIAKALSFNAKVLIMDEPTSALTDSETETLFVLIEQLRASGTGIVYISHRMDELRRLADRVTVLRDGTYIGSLDKSEVSVPKIIEMMVGRVIDEGTRPEARDHINDPIVLDVQGLSTKTLLKDVSFQLHRGEILGFAGLMGAGRTETARAVIGADHRDGGSIAISGQQVRIGQPADAVKHGLGYLSEDRKLLGLMLEQDVTFNTVLASLGSYANGIGWMGDNKAKNRTKEYVQQLRVKTPSVNQIVKLLSGGNQQKVVIARWLMRDCDILIFDEPTRGIDVGAKEEIYRLMQQLADQGKSIIVISSELPEILRVANRIAVFANGRITGTLRNEEASQEKIMQLAAHGEED